The DNA region GATCGCCGCGGTCGTGTTCATCATTCCCCTCTTTATCTGGCCCGGCGAGACGGAGTACGGTTACGGAAAGACGATTATCATGTTCCTTGTTGTCTCGGCTCTCCTTGTTGCCTGGGCGATTCGAAGCGCCATTAAAGGAGAGTGGAGGATCCGGCTTCCGTGGCTTGTGTACCCGGCGGGATTCCTCCTCCTCGTCGGCCTCCTTTCGATGATCAACGCGGTCAACGGCCGTGTCGTGGTCCAAAGCCTCGCTGTCTTTCTGTATTTTCTCCTCTTCTACCTGATTGTGGCAAATGCGGTCAAGGAGAAGCGGGACGTCACCGTCATCCTTTACGCCCTCCTCATTTCCTCATTCCTCGCCTCTTTGTACGGGCTCCTCCAGTACCTGGGGGTGATGCGCGGTGCGACCGGCGGACACGGTTTGGGCGAGATCATCTCCACGATGGGAAACCGCAACTACCTCGGGGGCTTCCTCGCCTACCTCCTCTTCCCCACGGTGATCCTCGTCGTACGCCTGCGTTCGCGGATCCTGCGGGCGATCGCGATCCCGCTCATCTCGTTCAACTTCGGGATGGCGATGCTCGTGAACCAGACCGGGATTCGCGTCGCGCTCATCGTCGCCGCGATCGGGGTGATCATCGGATGGGCGATCTTCCGCCCGGTGGAGCCACTGCGCCGCAACCGCGCCTGGCTGATCGCCCTTCTCATTGTGCTTGCGTTCACCTTCCTTGTCGAGGCCCCGTCCGGCCCGCTCAACTCGGTCGTCGGGCTCTCCGCCACCAAGGGCTCGTCCTGGATCGGCCGGCTGTGGGCCGCGAACGCGGGAAAGACGCGAGCCTGGGACTGGTGGGTCGGCTACGAGATGTTCAGGGACCATCCCCTCCTCGGGGTCGGGCTGGGGAACTACAAGCTCAACTTCATCCCGTACAAGGCGAAGTTCCTCGCCACCCCCCAGGGGAAGAATTACAACTTCTACATCCCCCGCGCCGCCCAGGCGCACAACGAGTACGTGCAGTTGCTCGCGGAGCTCGGGATCCTCGGAATCATCGGATTGGTCGGGTTGATCGGGATGATCGCCTATTCCCTTTGGACCATTCTATCCCGCAACCGCGACGAGGCCGACCGGTTCGACCTTCTCTTGCTGACCGGCGGGGTGATCACCTTCCTCATCCACGGGTTGGTGAGCTTTCCCGCTCACCTCCCCGCCTCGAGCCTCGCTCTTGTCACCATCCTTGGGATTGCGACCTCGCGCGCCTACGGCGACGCGGTGCAAACGACCGTCGTGCTCAGGCGGAACCCGCTTCGCGCGACGGCGGTCGTCGCGGTCGCGTTCGCTCTCATGGTTTCGGTGATCGCGGTGGGTGACTATTCCGCCGATTTCCTGTTCCAGGCCGGGCTGCGGCAACTGCAGCTTGGGCAGACGAACCTCGCGATCGAGACGCTCAACCGGAGCATCGCGCTCGACTTCTGCCCCCGCCAGGCGTACTACTACCGGGCGATGGGAGAGCTGCAGCAGGGGAAGTACAAGGACGCCCTTGCTGACCTCGAGCGCTGCCGCACCCGGTTCGTCACCGAGCAGGTGTACCTGAACATCGCCAACATCGCGGTCAACCTCGGCGATACGAAGACGGCCAAGGAAAACGTCGCCCTCCTTCTTGCCACCCATCCGGACAAGGATACGGTACGGCAGGCACATTATCTCGAGGGGATCATCGCCATCCGGGAGAAGGACTATCAGAAAGCCCGCGATATCCTGAACGCATTGCTGAAGGAGAGCCCCGATTTCGAGCGGGCGTACATCGCACGCGGTGATCTGTACCGGATCCAGGGATACACAGAAACAGCGCGGAAGGATTACGAGAAGGCCCTCGCCCTGATCGAGAAGAAGCTCTCCCAGACTCAGAAGAAACTCTCCTCTACCACCCGGTTCACGGCGGAGGAGTACAGCCGGCTGCGCAGCGAGATCAACCTGTTGCAGCAGGAGAAGAAAGCGGTGGAGGCGAGCCTCTCCCGCCTGCCGTGATCGGTTGCGTACCCTTCCCCTCAGTGGTATAGTAGGAGCGTCAGGGGAGCCCGTGCTTGGGCTGAGAGGAGGTACGACCTCGACCCTTCGAACCTGATCTGGGTAATGCCAGCGTAGGGACGTCCAATCATCCCGCGGCCCAGAGGACGCGAACGGGTCGGAACAAGGATGCGGGAATCCGAGATCATCGCGCTGATCCGGGAACGGATCGCGGCAGCAGGGGATGATGCCGCTGTCCTTCCGTTTCGGGATACCAACTTGGTCCTCACCACCGATATGCTCCACCGCCGCACCGACTTCCCGGCCGGGGCGAGCCCGTACGTAATCGGCTGGAGGGCGGTCGCGGTCTCCCTGTCCGACTTGGCGGCGATGGGAGCGCGGCCGCTCGGGGTGCTCCTCGCCCTTGGGGACCCGGACCTCGAATCCGGATTGGTGAACGGGATCCTGCACGGGGCGATCGCCTGCTGCGCGAGCGCAGGGACGACCCTCGTCGGTGGGGACACCGACCGCCATCAGGAGCTGACCCTGGTGAGCTCCGCCGTCGGGGAAGCGGCGCGGCCGGTCCGACGGCGCGGAGCGCGGGTCGGGGACGCGGTATGTGTCACCGGCGATCTCGGTCGCACCCAGGCCGCTCTGCGGC from Candidatus Bipolaricaulota bacterium includes:
- a CDS encoding O-antigen ligase family protein; translated protein: MFVYAIAAVVFIIPLFIWPGETEYGYGKTIIMFLVVSALLVAWAIRSAIKGEWRIRLPWLVYPAGFLLLVGLLSMINAVNGRVVVQSLAVFLYFLLFYLIVANAVKEKRDVTVILYALLISSFLASLYGLLQYLGVMRGATGGHGLGEIISTMGNRNYLGGFLAYLLFPTVILVVRLRSRILRAIAIPLISFNFGMAMLVNQTGIRVALIVAAIGVIIGWAIFRPVEPLRRNRAWLIALLIVLAFTFLVEAPSGPLNSVVGLSATKGSSWIGRLWAANAGKTRAWDWWVGYEMFRDHPLLGVGLGNYKLNFIPYKAKFLATPQGKNYNFYIPRAAQAHNEYVQLLAELGILGIIGLVGLIGMIAYSLWTILSRNRDEADRFDLLLLTGGVITFLIHGLVSFPAHLPASSLALVTILGIATSRAYGDAVQTTVVLRRNPLRATAVVAVAFALMVSVIAVGDYSADFLFQAGLRQLQLGQTNLAIETLNRSIALDFCPRQAYYYRAMGELQQGKYKDALADLERCRTRFVTEQVYLNIANIAVNLGDTKTAKENVALLLATHPDKDTVRQAHYLEGIIAIREKDYQKARDILNALLKESPDFERAYIARGDLYRIQGYTETARKDYEKALALIEKKLSQTQKKLSSTTRFTAEEYSRLRSEINLLQQEKKAVEASLSRLP
- a CDS encoding thiamine-monophosphate kinase encodes the protein MRESEIIALIRERIAAAGDDAAVLPFRDTNLVLTTDMLHRRTDFPAGASPYVIGWRAVAVSLSDLAAMGARPLGVLLALGDPDLESGLVNGILHGAIACCASAGTTLVGGDTDRHQELTLVSSAVGEAARPVRRRGARVGDAVCVTGDLGRTQAALR